In the genome of Ornithorhynchus anatinus isolate Pmale09 chromosome 9, mOrnAna1.pri.v4, whole genome shotgun sequence, one region contains:
- the UBXN2A gene encoding UBX domain-containing protein 2A, translated as MKEVDKLETIKEEWVCEPGSDKQILHGHEQNTYEYLVDNLFEEAQKVGAICLSPKDIKKKQVDVCIMLWKNGFTVNNDELRSYTDSASQQFLDSIKKGELPLELQKVFDKEEVDVKVEDKKNVVYVSKKPVFQPFSGPGYRLGSATPKIVSKVNNSGEAKNQKMLSSIPLNDLEPSTNVQIWLADGKRIIQKFNVSHRVSHVRDFIRKYQGSARNVPFTLRTALPFLKLLDETLTLEEAELQNAVVIQRFEKTIEPFEGLL; from the exons ATGAAAGAAGTAGACAAACTTGAAACTATAAAAGAAGAATG GGTTTGTGAACCAGGATCTGACAAGCAGATTCTCCATGGTCATGAACAAAACACTTATGAGTATTTAGTTGACAATCTTTTTGAAGAAGCTCAGAAAGTTGGAGCAATATGCTTGTCACCAAAGGATATCAAGAAGAAACAG GTTGATGTATGTATCATGCTCTGGAAAAACGGTTTCACAGTAAATAACGATGAACTCAGAAGCTACACTGATAGTGCAAGTCAACAGTTCTTGGACTCCATAAAGAAAGG ggaaTTGCCTTTGGAATTGCAAAAAGTGTTTGATAAGGAAGAGGTGGATGTGAAGGTTGAAGACAAGAAAAATGTGGTGTATGTGTCTAAGAAACCTGTATTTCAGCCCTTTTCAGGCCCAGGTTACAGACTGGGAAG TGCCACACCAAAAATAGTTTCCAAAGTAAATAACAGTGGTGAAGCTAAGAACCAAAAGATGCTTTCTTCCATCCCATTGAATGATTTAGAGCCCAGCACTAACGTGCAGATATGGTTAGCTGATGGGAAAAGGATCATTCAGAAATTTAATGTTTCTCACAG agtcAGCCATGTCAGAGATTTCATCAGGAAATACCAAGGATCTGCAAGAAATGTTCCTTTCACCCTTAGAACAGCTCTTCCTTTCCTCAAGCTTCTGGATGAAACGCTCACTTTAGAGGAAGCTGAATTACAGAATGCCGTAGTCATTCAGAGATTTGAGAAAACAATCGAACCTTTCGAAGGACTATTATAG